A stretch of Paenibacillus mucilaginosus 3016 DNA encodes these proteins:
- a CDS encoding Glu/Leu/Phe/Val family dehydrogenase, producing MSMKTTGTNLQGGTEDHGDVLRRTQEVVKTALGHMGYDEAFYELLKEPLRLLTVRIPVRMDDGSVKVFTGYRAQHNDAVGPTKGGIRFHPGVTADEVKALALWMSIKCGIMNLPYGGGKGGIECDPRSMSFGELERLSRGYVRAVSQIVGPTKDIPAPDVYTNSQIMAWMMDEYSRIREFDSPGFITGKPLVLGGSVGRESSTARGVAIAVREAAAVMGVSVAGASVIVQGFGNAGSYLAKFMTDAGAKVVGISDAHGALYNPNGLLIDELLERRDSFGAVTNLFPNRITNGELLTKECDILIPAAIENQLTEHNAYDIKAKIVVEAANGPTTAEATEILDSRGVLVVPDVLANAGGVVVSYFEWVQNNQGYYWSAEEVDARLNKLMSESFHTVYETAQRKQVNMRLAAYIVGLRRLAEASRFRGWA from the coding sequence ATGAGCATGAAGACGACAGGGACGAATCTGCAGGGCGGCACGGAAGATCACGGGGATGTGCTTCGGAGGACGCAGGAAGTGGTGAAGACGGCGCTCGGGCACATGGGGTACGACGAGGCGTTCTATGAGCTGCTGAAGGAGCCGCTGCGGCTGCTCACCGTCCGGATTCCCGTCCGGATGGACGACGGGAGTGTGAAGGTGTTCACCGGCTACCGGGCGCAGCACAATGACGCGGTCGGCCCGACGAAGGGCGGCATCCGCTTCCATCCCGGCGTTACGGCCGATGAAGTGAAAGCGCTTGCGCTGTGGATGAGCATCAAATGCGGCATCATGAACCTGCCGTACGGCGGAGGCAAGGGGGGCATCGAGTGCGATCCGCGCAGCATGTCATTCGGGGAGCTTGAGCGGCTGAGCCGCGGCTATGTCCGGGCGGTCTCCCAGATCGTCGGCCCGACCAAAGACATTCCGGCCCCCGACGTGTATACGAACTCACAGATCATGGCCTGGATGATGGACGAATACAGCCGCATCCGGGAGTTCGACTCCCCCGGCTTCATCACCGGCAAGCCGCTTGTTCTCGGCGGATCGGTCGGGCGCGAGTCCTCCACCGCCCGGGGCGTCGCCATCGCTGTCCGGGAGGCCGCGGCCGTGATGGGGGTGAGCGTAGCGGGCGCGTCGGTCATCGTCCAGGGCTTCGGGAACGCGGGGAGCTACCTGGCCAAGTTCATGACGGACGCCGGCGCCAAGGTCGTCGGCATCTCCGATGCGCACGGGGCGCTCTATAACCCGAACGGCCTGCTGATCGACGAGCTGCTCGAACGCCGGGATTCGTTCGGGGCGGTCACGAACCTGTTCCCGAACCGGATCACCAACGGGGAGCTGCTCACGAAGGAGTGCGATATTCTGATTCCCGCGGCCATCGAGAACCAGCTTACGGAGCACAACGCTTACGATATCAAGGCGAAGATCGTCGTCGAGGCGGCGAACGGGCCGACCACCGCGGAGGCGACGGAGATTCTGGACTCGCGCGGCGTGCTGGTTGTCCCGGACGTACTCGCGAATGCAGGCGGGGTGGTTGTGTCCTACTTCGAGTGGGTGCAGAATAACCAGGGCTACTACTGGTCCGCGGAGGAAGTCGATGCGCGGCTGAACAAGCTTATGTCGGAGTCGTTCCACACGGTATACGAGACGGCGCAGCGCAAGCAGGTGAATATGAGGCTGGCCGCTTACATCGTCGGCCTGCGGAGGCTGGCCGAAGCCTCGCGGTTCCGGGGCTGGGCCTGA
- a CDS encoding winged helix-turn-helix transcriptional regulator, which produces MSMEPQRKRRYMIPAEATIEVIGGKWKTLILCHLSYGPNRTSELKKAMPDITQKMLTQQLRELEEDGMILRTVYNQVPLKVVYELTETGESLQSILDQMCEWGEKYIQGHFSKKEAPRAE; this is translated from the coding sequence ATGTCCATGGAGCCACAACGGAAACGAAGGTACATGATCCCGGCGGAGGCTACGATCGAGGTGATCGGAGGCAAGTGGAAGACCCTGATCCTGTGCCACTTGTCGTATGGCCCCAATCGAACGAGCGAGCTGAAGAAAGCCATGCCCGACATCACGCAAAAAATGTTAACCCAGCAGCTGCGGGAGCTCGAAGAGGACGGAATGATTCTCAGAACGGTCTACAATCAGGTGCCGCTCAAAGTGGTCTATGAACTGACGGAAACCGGAGAGTCGCTGCAGTCCATATTGGATCAGATGTGCGAGTGGGGAGAGAAGTATATTCAGGGACACTTCAGCAAAAAGGAAGCTCCCCGAGCGGAATGA
- a CDS encoding ornithine--oxo-acid transaminase, with product MTQTQHIIEQTEKYGAQNYRPLPIVISHAEGVWVHDPEGNAYMDMLSAYSALNHGHRHPKIIAALKEQADKVTLTSRAFYNDQLGVFYEKLSRLTGKDMILPMNTGAEAVETAVKAVRRWAYDVKGVPADQAEIIVCSGNFHGRTVTITSFSSDPEYQRGFGPFTPGFKIVPYGDLEALRAAITPNTAAFLVEPIQGEAGILIPQEGFLKGARELCRENRVLFVADEIQTGFGRTGRLFACDWEDVLPDLYIMGKALGGGVFPISAVAGDAEILGVFNPSSHGSTFGGNPLGCAVAIAALEVLEEEQLVKRSAELGAYFLGELKKIASGRIKEIRGRGLFIGVELTGPARTYCERLKALGLLCKETHETTIRFAPPLTITRENLDWALERIRQVFAEAESGSQAAE from the coding sequence ATGACGCAGACCCAACATATTATTGAACAAACCGAGAAATACGGCGCACAGAATTACCGTCCGCTGCCGATCGTCATCTCCCATGCCGAGGGGGTGTGGGTGCACGATCCAGAAGGGAACGCCTATATGGATATGCTCAGCGCCTACTCGGCGTTGAACCACGGACACCGGCACCCGAAGATCATCGCGGCGCTGAAGGAGCAGGCGGACAAGGTGACGCTGACCTCGCGCGCCTTCTACAACGACCAGCTCGGCGTGTTCTACGAGAAGCTGTCCCGCCTGACGGGCAAGGACATGATCCTGCCGATGAATACAGGAGCGGAGGCCGTCGAAACCGCAGTCAAGGCGGTGCGCCGCTGGGCGTATGACGTCAAGGGCGTGCCCGCGGACCAGGCGGAGATCATCGTCTGCAGCGGGAACTTCCACGGGCGCACCGTGACGATCACCTCGTTCTCCTCCGATCCGGAGTACCAGCGGGGCTTCGGGCCGTTCACGCCGGGCTTCAAGATCGTGCCTTACGGGGACCTGGAGGCCCTGCGGGCGGCGATCACCCCGAATACGGCGGCTTTCCTGGTGGAGCCGATCCAGGGGGAAGCGGGGATCCTCATCCCGCAGGAAGGGTTCCTGAAGGGCGCGCGTGAGCTCTGCCGGGAGAACCGGGTGCTCTTCGTCGCCGACGAGATCCAGACGGGCTTCGGGCGTACCGGCCGGCTCTTCGCCTGCGACTGGGAAGACGTGCTGCCGGACCTCTACATCATGGGCAAGGCGCTGGGCGGCGGCGTGTTCCCGATCTCGGCCGTAGCCGGGGATGCGGAGATTCTCGGCGTGTTCAATCCGAGCTCGCACGGTTCTACGTTCGGCGGCAACCCGCTCGGCTGTGCCGTAGCGATCGCCGCGCTGGAGGTGCTCGAGGAGGAGCAGCTCGTGAAGCGGTCGGCGGAGCTCGGCGCTTATTTCCTCGGGGAGCTGAAGAAGATCGCCAGCGGCCGGATCAAGGAGATCCGCGGGCGCGGCCTGTTCATCGGGGTGGAGCTCACCGGGCCGGCGCGGACGTACTGCGAGCGGCTGAAGGCACTCGGCCTGCTATGCAAGGAAACGCACGAGACGACGATCCGCTTCGCTCCGCCGCTGACGATCACGCGCGAGAACCTGGATTGGGCGCTGGAGCGGATCCGGCAGGTGTTCGCCGAGGCGGAATCCGGCTCCCAAGCGGCGGAGTAA
- a CDS encoding response regulator: MHSLLIVDDERTAVRGLVQGIEWTELGVSEVYEAYNAKQAKELLAAHDIHLLICDIEMPGQSGIELLEWVNEHSESTVSVFLTGHADFQYARKALQLGSLDYLLKPVRHEAVREAAGQALARWRQNRQTRSYGELHEQYVRQWEAQLPYLVERFWQDLINRRTAPHPHELGAALKQYGIPLRGEDGVLPILISVEMWKEELTARDEEIMEYALRKVAAEMMLEALPGTVILDRSGVNLVLVYAPAGGALDMEEIRRLCQEYIRYGERHFKCSLSCYVGERTELLRLPAGFQDLLEMERVNVSASGTVLMRADAPAAGKPPGGDRIASPVPVADWVLLFEHGRAAELIGGIEERCSVLESRGSLSKEELDCLYASVLYTLFTAFHKKGLSVYDAFGRRDLIDPASGIRSFSQFRLWAGKVVGAGMAYYQTHAGGDSELIGRVKQYIAEHLHEEFSREDIAEAVYLNPSYLSRLFKKQTGVSLSDYIIHERMAEAKRRLAGTCLSIGQIAEAVGYMNVSHFITMFKKVTGVTPMSYRKG, encoded by the coding sequence AAGTATATGAAGCCTACAATGCCAAGCAGGCCAAGGAGCTCCTGGCCGCGCACGACATCCACCTCCTGATCTGCGATATCGAGATGCCGGGGCAAAGCGGCATCGAGCTGCTCGAGTGGGTCAACGAGCATTCGGAGAGCACCGTTTCGGTCTTCCTGACGGGCCATGCCGACTTTCAGTATGCGCGCAAAGCGCTTCAGCTCGGGAGCCTCGACTATCTGCTGAAGCCGGTCAGGCACGAAGCGGTGCGGGAAGCGGCCGGGCAGGCACTGGCAAGGTGGAGACAGAACCGGCAGACCCGGTCGTACGGCGAGCTTCACGAGCAGTATGTGCGGCAGTGGGAAGCGCAGCTGCCCTATCTCGTCGAGCGGTTCTGGCAGGATCTCATCAACCGGCGCACCGCACCGCATCCGCACGAACTGGGCGCCGCTCTGAAGCAGTACGGCATCCCCCTGCGGGGGGAGGACGGCGTGCTTCCGATCCTGATCTCGGTCGAGATGTGGAAGGAGGAGCTGACGGCCAGAGACGAGGAGATCATGGAATACGCGCTGCGCAAGGTGGCCGCGGAGATGATGCTCGAGGCGCTGCCGGGTACGGTCATCCTGGACCGCAGCGGAGTCAACCTGGTTCTGGTCTATGCACCGGCGGGAGGTGCGCTGGACATGGAAGAGATCCGGCGCTTATGCCAGGAGTATATCAGGTACGGCGAAAGGCATTTCAAGTGCAGCCTGTCCTGCTATGTCGGGGAGAGAACGGAGCTGCTGCGGCTGCCCGCGGGCTTCCAGGACCTGCTCGAGATGGAGCGGGTCAACGTCTCCGCTTCGGGCACGGTGCTGATGAGGGCGGACGCCCCCGCGGCCGGGAAGCCCCCGGGCGGGGATCGTATAGCCTCACCCGTGCCAGTGGCTGACTGGGTGCTGCTCTTCGAGCACGGACGCGCCGCGGAGCTCATCGGCGGGATCGAGGAGCGGTGCAGCGTGCTGGAGAGCAGGGGGAGCCTCAGCAAGGAGGAGCTCGATTGCCTGTATGCGAGCGTGCTCTATACGCTGTTTACCGCTTTTCACAAGAAGGGGTTGTCGGTGTACGACGCGTTCGGACGGAGGGACCTCATCGATCCGGCGTCCGGCATCCGCAGCTTCTCCCAGTTCCGCCTGTGGGCCGGCAAGGTGGTGGGGGCGGGGATGGCGTATTACCAGACACATGCCGGCGGCGATTCGGAGCTTATCGGCAGGGTCAAGCAGTACATTGCCGAGCACCTGCACGAGGAATTCTCCCGGGAGGATATCGCCGAAGCGGTCTATCTTAACCCCTCGTATCTCTCGCGCCTGTTCAAGAAGCAGACGGGGGTCTCGCTCTCCGACTACATCATCCACGAACGGATGGCGGAAGCGAAGCGCCGGCTGGCGGGCACCTGCCTCAGCATCGGCCAGATCGCCGAGGCGGTGGGGTATATGAACGTGTCGCATTTCATCACGATGTTCAAGAAAGTGACCGGCGTGACGCCGATGAGCTACAGGAAGGGGTAA
- a CDS encoding YjcZ family sporulation protein, whose translation MSCVKGFYTSTATILVLYILLVIVLGAGWMI comes from the coding sequence ATGAGCTGCGTAAAAGGCTTCTACACCAGCACAGCGACAATCCTGGTCCTTTACATTCTGCTGGTCATCGTTCTTGGGGCAGGTTGGATGATTTAA
- the rpoN gene encoding RNA polymerase factor sigma-54, which translates to MRRSQALDNPLLELDLYEGSRLRKQGRGRPAGGGTDPLQWVPAGEETLERQLLGQLRTAGLPPAVYKAAAYLAGNLDERGYLTLPPEEAAAELQLPEGVVMQALEALQSLEPAGVGARTLQECLLLQITRDPAAQPWALQAVRDSWPQLCQGRPERVAVGLGITREEAAGALAYIRRLDPRPGSSCGPVERAYVVPDAEVFLQQGELVVRMNPDALPAAAFRPEYEAQLRQAGCPRTAAFLQGKRSQAQSLVYGLQQRRVTLLRVIRAIFEEQEAFLSKGWAAVHPLTLKQIAQRLDLHESTVSRAVQHKYVRTPYGVRELKAWFTSGVRTADGETASSAAVKTRIREWIAGEDKRRPYSDQKLAELLAADGLAVSRRTVAKYREELHLLSSALRKTIM; encoded by the coding sequence ATGCGGAGGAGCCAGGCGCTGGACAATCCGCTCCTCGAGCTTGATCTGTACGAAGGCAGCCGGCTGCGGAAGCAGGGCCGCGGGCGTCCGGCCGGAGGAGGGACCGACCCGCTGCAGTGGGTGCCGGCCGGGGAAGAGACGCTGGAGCGGCAGCTGCTGGGCCAGCTGCGGACCGCCGGCCTGCCGCCCGCCGTGTACAAGGCCGCTGCCTACCTGGCCGGCAATCTCGACGAACGCGGCTATCTGACGCTGCCGCCCGAAGAAGCCGCGGCCGAGCTGCAGCTGCCGGAGGGCGTTGTGATGCAGGCCCTGGAGGCGCTGCAGTCGCTCGAGCCTGCAGGCGTCGGCGCCCGCACGCTGCAGGAGTGCCTGCTGCTGCAGATCACCCGGGACCCGGCTGCGCAGCCCTGGGCCCTTCAGGCCGTGCGCGACAGCTGGCCGCAGCTCTGCCAGGGCCGCCCGGAGCGGGTCGCGGTGGGGCTCGGCATCACCCGGGAGGAGGCGGCGGGGGCTCTCGCCTATATCCGGCGGCTGGACCCGCGGCCCGGGTCCTCCTGCGGCCCTGTGGAGCGGGCGTACGTGGTGCCGGATGCGGAGGTCTTCCTGCAGCAGGGGGAGCTCGTCGTCCGGATGAATCCGGACGCGCTGCCGGCTGCCGCGTTCCGGCCGGAGTACGAAGCGCAGCTGCGGCAGGCCGGCTGCCCGCGGACGGCGGCCTTCCTCCAGGGCAAGCGGAGCCAGGCGCAGAGCCTGGTGTACGGTCTGCAGCAGCGCAGGGTTACCCTGCTGCGGGTCATTCGTGCTATATTTGAAGAGCAGGAGGCTTTTCTGTCGAAGGGCTGGGCCGCGGTTCATCCCCTGACCCTGAAGCAGATTGCGCAAAGGCTGGACCTTCACGAGTCTACGGTCTCCCGCGCGGTGCAGCACAAATATGTGCGGACACCCTACGGCGTGCGCGAGCTCAAGGCCTGGTTCACGTCCGGCGTGCGGACGGCGGACGGAGAGACGGCCTCCTCGGCGGCGGTGAAGACGCGGATCCGGGAGTGGATCGCAGGGGAAGACAAGCGGCGGCCGTACTCCGACCAGAAGCTGGCGGAGCTGCTGGCCGCGGATGGGCTGGCGGTCTCGCGGAGGACCGTGGCCAAGTACCGCGAAGAGCTGCACCTGCTCTCCTCCGCACTCCGCAAAACTATCATGTAA
- a CDS encoding amino acid permease — protein sequence MTNQDHQQQTHHQTGLQRTMKSRHLYMISLGGVIGTGLFISSGYTINQAGPGGALLAYLVGGFIMYLVMMCLGELSVAMPVTGSFQTYAARYIGPATGFTIGWLYWLGWVVTLGSEFTAAGLMMKRWFPHVPVWLWCVFFVVLLFLLNAMSAKAYAETEYWLASIKLVTIILFIGLGGAAMFGLISPQGGPAPMLSNFTGEGGLFPNGLGAILFTMIAVNFSYQGSELVGIAAGESEEPEKTIPRSIKNTVWRVIFFFVASIFIVAGLIPWKEAGVEESPFVTVFDSIGIPYAADIMNFVILSALLSVANSGLYAASRMLWALSKENMAPGPLGKLSRRGVPLNALLVSIGVACLSLLSSVFAPDTVYLWLVSIAGLTAMLVWMGIAASQYMFRRRFVQEGGDPASLKYRVPMYPLVPVLAFVLCTTACVGLAFDPEQRMALYCGIPFILICYALYYLKYRNALPAGQASEPERAPLDSLPES from the coding sequence ATGACCAATCAAGATCATCAACAGCAAACGCACCACCAGACGGGACTGCAGCGGACCATGAAGAGCAGGCACCTGTATATGATCTCCCTTGGGGGGGTCATCGGGACAGGCCTCTTCATTTCCTCCGGGTATACGATCAACCAGGCCGGACCCGGCGGGGCGCTTCTGGCCTACCTGGTCGGCGGCTTCATCATGTACCTCGTCATGATGTGCCTTGGCGAGCTGTCCGTGGCGATGCCGGTGACCGGCTCGTTCCAGACCTACGCCGCACGCTATATCGGGCCGGCGACGGGCTTCACGATCGGCTGGCTGTACTGGCTCGGCTGGGTGGTGACGCTCGGCTCCGAATTCACCGCCGCGGGCCTCATGATGAAGCGCTGGTTTCCCCATGTCCCGGTCTGGCTCTGGTGCGTCTTCTTCGTCGTCCTCCTGTTCCTGCTCAACGCCATGTCGGCCAAGGCTTATGCCGAGACGGAATATTGGCTCGCGAGCATCAAGCTCGTGACGATCATCCTGTTCATCGGCCTGGGCGGAGCGGCCATGTTCGGCCTGATCTCGCCGCAGGGAGGCCCCGCGCCGATGCTCTCGAACTTTACCGGCGAAGGCGGGCTCTTCCCGAACGGCCTCGGCGCCATTCTGTTCACGATGATTGCGGTGAACTTCTCCTACCAGGGCAGCGAGCTCGTCGGTATTGCCGCAGGGGAGAGCGAGGAGCCCGAGAAGACGATTCCGCGGTCGATCAAAAATACGGTGTGGCGGGTCATTTTCTTCTTCGTCGCTTCCATCTTCATCGTGGCGGGGCTCATCCCCTGGAAGGAAGCGGGCGTGGAGGAGAGTCCCTTCGTGACCGTGTTCGATTCCATCGGGATTCCTTATGCGGCCGATATCATGAACTTCGTCATCCTCTCGGCGCTGCTGTCGGTAGCCAACTCGGGGCTGTATGCCGCCTCCCGGATGCTGTGGGCCCTCTCCAAGGAAAATATGGCGCCGGGGCCCCTTGGCAAGCTGTCCAGGCGGGGTGTGCCTCTGAACGCCCTCCTCGTTAGCATCGGCGTGGCCTGCCTGTCGCTTCTCTCGAGCGTGTTCGCCCCCGATACGGTGTACCTCTGGCTTGTATCGATCGCCGGCCTGACCGCCATGCTCGTGTGGATGGGTATCGCCGCTTCGCAGTACATGTTCCGCAGACGCTTCGTGCAGGAAGGCGGCGACCCCGCCAGCCTGAAGTACCGGGTGCCGATGTATCCGCTGGTCCCTGTGTTGGCTTTTGTCCTCTGTACTACGGCCTGCGTCGGACTGGCCTTCGATCCGGAGCAGCGGATGGCGCTGTACTGCGGCATTCCGTTCATCCTGATCTGTTACGCGCTCTACTATCTCAAGTACAGGAACGCGCTGCCGGCCGGACAGGCATCCGAGCCCGAGCGGGCGCCGCTCGATTCGCTGCCCGAGTCCTGA
- a CDS encoding NAD(P)H oxidoreductase: MKVLTVVSHPRLNSLTFAAADRFVQGLTDAGHETEVLDLHRSGFDPVLWEADEPDWSGTAKRYSPEVEAEIERMKQHDALAYIFPLWWYSMPAMLKGYIDRVWNNGFAYGSSKLPHQHVLWLSLAAASSKDLEKRGYDRMITHLLNVGLADYAGIPDSRVEFLYETLDQQPGHTEKLLEQAYTLGLNFAK; the protein is encoded by the coding sequence ATGAAAGTACTGACGGTTGTCTCGCATCCCCGGCTCAATTCTCTGACCTTTGCGGCAGCGGACCGGTTTGTTCAGGGTCTTACCGACGCCGGGCATGAGACGGAGGTATTGGATTTGCACCGCAGCGGCTTTGACCCCGTTCTCTGGGAAGCGGATGAGCCCGATTGGTCAGGCACGGCGAAGCGGTACTCCCCCGAGGTGGAGGCGGAGATCGAGCGGATGAAGCAGCATGATGCGCTGGCTTACATTTTCCCGCTGTGGTGGTACTCCATGCCCGCCATGCTAAAGGGGTACATCGACCGCGTATGGAACAACGGCTTCGCTTACGGCAGCAGCAAACTTCCTCATCAGCATGTATTGTGGCTCAGCCTGGCTGCCGCTTCTTCCAAGGATCTCGAGAAACGCGGGTACGACCGGATGATCACGCATTTGCTCAATGTGGGTCTGGCCGACTATGCGGGAATACCGGACTCCAGGGTCGAGTTCTTGTACGAAACCCTGGATCAGCAGCCGGGGCACACCGAAAAACTCCTTGAGCAGGCTTACACCTTGGGACTGAATTTTGCGAAGTAA
- a CDS encoding LysR family transcriptional regulator, which produces MDIKRLKTFQVAAESLNLTKAAAQLGYTQPTITIQLQTLENELGYVLLGRVGKQTYLTPHGRIVKEYADRVFATLQEMEDELRKLDQPGGSLTVAAPEFYCSHYLSLLMHSYITAYPEVKLQLASHDSIEAMKKVHSREADLGIIAGPCSLPGIECVRLSTEDLVLVTTKERLECVGREELLHSGPLISYKTGSNLQSLVNECLGEIGFRPSASIECVSDETIKRAVLHQTGIGLLGAGLVHSELKKGTLVELHRFPDKIETSMIVLRSRLDEINIRSFAGMLQESWAALETGM; this is translated from the coding sequence ATGGATATCAAGCGACTGAAAACGTTCCAGGTGGCGGCGGAGAGCCTCAACCTGACCAAGGCCGCCGCCCAACTCGGGTACACGCAGCCTACTATCACGATACAGCTTCAGACGCTCGAGAACGAACTGGGGTATGTCCTCCTGGGCCGGGTGGGCAAGCAGACCTATTTGACGCCCCACGGCCGGATTGTGAAGGAGTATGCCGACCGGGTCTTCGCCACGCTGCAGGAGATGGAAGACGAGCTGCGCAAGCTGGACCAGCCGGGGGGCAGCCTGACGGTGGCGGCGCCCGAGTTCTACTGCTCGCATTACCTGTCCTTACTCATGCACTCCTATATCACGGCCTACCCCGAGGTCAAGCTGCAGCTCGCCTCCCACGACAGCATCGAAGCCATGAAAAAGGTGCATTCGCGCGAAGCGGACCTCGGCATCATCGCCGGTCCCTGCAGCCTGCCGGGCATCGAATGCGTGCGCCTGAGCACCGAAGATCTCGTTCTGGTCACCACGAAGGAACGCCTCGAGTGCGTAGGGCGGGAGGAGCTGCTGCACTCCGGTCCTCTCATCTCCTACAAAACCGGCTCCAACCTCCAGAGCCTGGTGAACGAATGCCTCGGCGAGATCGGCTTCCGGCCTTCCGCCTCGATCGAATGCGTCAGCGACGAAACGATCAAGCGTGCCGTGCTTCATCAGACGGGGATCGGGCTGCTGGGCGCGGGACTGGTTCACTCCGAGCTCAAGAAAGGCACGCTGGTGGAACTGCACCGGTTCCCGGACAAGATCGAGACATCGATGATTGTGCTGCGCAGCCGGCTGGACGAGATCAACATCCGTTCCTTCGCGGGAATGCTCCAGGAATCCTGGGCTGCGCTGGAGACGGGGATGTAG